In Gemmata obscuriglobus, a single genomic region encodes these proteins:
- a CDS encoding RNA polymerase sigma factor, producing the protein MAPAAPHAPAIAPTDDALLARFAAGDRSALDDLFRRYRGVAYRVAYRLLGCEADALDAVQDGFVNALTHLDRFVGRSSFKTWLLRVVCNAAHDIGRQRKRNERMPQAPAQFSFDELRAADPPPADGGLVRADLRRILDAALARLPEVQRRTFVLHVEGELTYREVADALGISIGTVMSRLFYARQKLKELLAGYQQP; encoded by the coding sequence ATGGCACCCGCCGCGCCCCACGCCCCCGCGATCGCACCGACCGACGACGCGCTGCTGGCGCGGTTCGCGGCCGGCGACCGTTCGGCGCTCGACGACCTGTTCCGTCGGTACCGGGGTGTGGCGTACCGGGTGGCGTATCGGCTGCTGGGGTGTGAGGCCGACGCGCTCGACGCGGTCCAAGACGGGTTCGTGAACGCGCTCACGCACCTCGATCGCTTCGTGGGCCGCAGCTCCTTCAAGACGTGGCTGCTGCGGGTGGTGTGTAACGCCGCCCACGACATCGGCCGACAGCGCAAGCGGAACGAGCGGATGCCTCAAGCGCCGGCTCAGTTCTCGTTCGATGAGCTCCGGGCGGCCGACCCGCCCCCCGCCGACGGCGGACTGGTTCGGGCCGATTTGCGCCGCATCCTTGATGCGGCGCTCGCCCGGCTACCGGAGGTTCAAAGGCGGACGTTCGTCTTGCATGTCGAGGGCGAGTTGACCTATCGTGAAGTGGCCGACGCGCTGGGGATCTCGATCGGCACCGTGATGAGCCGCCTGTTTTACGCACGCCAGAAGTTGAAGGAACTGCTCGCGGGTTACCAACAGCCATGA
- the corA gene encoding magnesium/cobalt transporter CorA produces MITVRRWNGSSCKETGPEGLPESAAGIAADEFVWVDLSDPTPEEEAAVFQKFLPVHPLSLEDVTRIRREPDRGAHFPKVEEFPDYLFVIVNPLPPGLVAMAAGAGRPPGAERLPSASRLLHRHRPQLSAVLSHSVLITHSLERLACIETAHRYLSRHGDSARRGPDYVFHIVLDAMVDEYAPVVEWVATKLDHLEARIFTNPSPKLIHRILRLKRVVTGMRKTLIIEREVLARLIRGEFELVEAREIVYYRNVYDHLVRYTELIEAAREMVSDMGETHLAAVSNRLNEVMKVLAMISTTILPLTLISSVYGMNFKHMPELEWEYGYPVALAAMLATGLASVVFFRWKRWI; encoded by the coding sequence ATGATCACCGTCCGCCGTTGGAACGGCTCGTCCTGCAAGGAAACCGGCCCCGAGGGGCTGCCCGAATCGGCCGCCGGCATCGCCGCGGACGAGTTCGTTTGGGTCGACCTGAGCGACCCCACGCCCGAGGAAGAGGCCGCGGTCTTCCAGAAGTTCCTGCCGGTTCACCCGCTGTCGCTCGAGGACGTCACCCGCATCCGCCGCGAGCCCGACCGCGGCGCGCACTTCCCGAAAGTCGAAGAGTTCCCGGACTACCTGTTCGTGATCGTGAACCCGCTCCCGCCCGGGCTGGTCGCGATGGCCGCCGGCGCCGGGCGCCCGCCCGGCGCGGAACGGCTGCCGTCGGCGTCCCGGCTGCTGCACCGGCACCGCCCGCAGCTCAGCGCGGTGCTGTCGCACAGCGTCCTCATCACGCACTCGCTGGAGCGGCTCGCCTGTATCGAAACGGCGCACCGGTACCTGTCGCGACACGGCGACTCGGCCCGGCGCGGCCCGGACTACGTGTTCCACATCGTGCTCGACGCGATGGTGGACGAGTACGCCCCGGTGGTCGAGTGGGTGGCGACCAAGCTCGACCACCTGGAGGCGCGCATTTTCACTAACCCGTCGCCCAAGCTGATCCACCGCATTCTGCGGCTCAAGCGGGTGGTCACCGGGATGCGGAAGACGCTCATCATCGAGCGGGAGGTGCTGGCCCGGCTGATCCGCGGCGAGTTCGAGCTGGTGGAGGCCCGCGAGATCGTCTACTACCGCAACGTGTACGACCACTTGGTGCGGTACACGGAGCTGATCGAGGCGGCCCGCGAAATGGTGAGCGACATGGGCGAAACGCACCTCGCGGCGGTGTCGAACCGGCTCAACGAGGTCATGAAGGTGCTGGCCATGATCTCGACCACCATACTGCCCCTCACGCTGATCTCCAGCGTGTACGGCATGAACTTCAAGCACATGCCGGAGCTGGAGTGGGAGTACGGATACCCGGTCGCGCTGGCGGCGATGCTGGCCACCGGGCTGGCGTCGGTCGTGTTCTTCCGCTGGAAGCGGTGGATCTGA